The genomic window AAGCAAATCACCTAAGCAATAGCCGTTGACCATACTGGAAATTACGCCGTTCCGAGACCCCCCTACCGCTGTCTGGAATCGAGATCTGCTATAAGAGGTGGATGCGAAAATTGTTTAGAAACGCTGCCGAATTATCCTTCAAACAAGCTCACCGCCGCAGATACCCAAGTATTAGCAATAACCGCCAGTGCGGTAACCGCCGACCCTTTTGTGGACATTTCTAACCAATATTGACAGGCGACTATATTCCTTAGTCTCCTTGCCTCCCAAAGTTACGGGTCGACGTCCCACTACTGCTTCTCCGTGTTACATATCTTCCTACCATTGGATCACAAGTTGTACGGAGCATGCCGACTTTGTGCAATCGAAACAGATGCGGCACAGCATCGTTTTCCGGTGCACAAGGCTGACATGCAAAGCACTTGTATACATGAATGCCACATTATCACGGAACAAAAACAAGTCCGCTCCGTTGTATACAGGCTCAATAGCAGTGGGGTATCAATCGGAGTACCGGATGCGGTGTATGCCATATGCGTGGTGGCGGCAGGGAACATGCCACGCAAGCAGGGCACGCTCCTCACAACCGCGGGTCTAGCCTTCTGGCCAGCCATGTGTGTGGGCATAAATGCCCTGCCTTGTCAACCTCTTGACTTTTGTGAGAACAGACATCAAGCCACTGACGACGGACAAGTAGACAGCTGTTGTCATTCCACGCCGATAACGTTAGAAGGATGTCTAGTCAAACTTAATTGaatggcgacgacgaggtaGGACCTGTCACAAAATCGTCGGTATATAGCTTCGTATTTCATGCCAATGTCATTCGTGATAAAGAGGGTTCTCCCCTCGCAAACGCTGAGCTTAGCACTGGATGACAGCTAAATAGGCCACGATAGGTGGTTGTGGTGTTGTGGTGTTGTGGTACGAAAGCTCAAAACTGTAATTGACACCACCTACGTACACTCAGTATATAAGACGGAGGGTTAGGTAGTAGTTACATGACAGCGCTCCGTATCGCGGTTATTAATATTAAATCAAGACAGTTCgaggcaaaaaagaaacatacATTACCGGTAGACCCGCCAGTCAAAGACGAACACGCACTTTGTGGTAGAGTGAATTAAATAATGTATATTTGACGCAACTTTATACAGTGTGTTTGTGCACTTCCAATCAACATGGCCAATTCCCTCTTGGCAACTGACAGCAGTCATGGAGCGTCGGTAGACCTATCCTCTAGCAAGTCTAGGCACCAAGCAAGCAAGTTCGTACGGTACTATTGTATGAAATTGGCACTAGCAGGGATGTTGTTGGTCGCGGGAGGATATCCATCGGACGTCGGATCATCGCCTCATGAACGACGATAACCACAAAAGTCAACCCAAATACATCCCCACACGATTAAAACTagatctagttctagcaTCTAGAAGTGCAAGATTTCGGGTGATTAAagctttgccttttttttgttaaaaGTCCGAAAACGAGAAAGCAAAAGTAGGTACCTCATGAAAAAGTATTAATTCGGGCTCTTATCTATCGTACTGGAACTGCCCTATGGAGGAGGTAGTTGAGAGCGAGCATCTCCACAAGGCAAAGTTCGTTAAGTCTCCACCTTGTTAAACGCTGCGACCTGCTAGCTGAAAATCATCCCCACCTTCTGTTCGTGGACGAATGAATGAGTTCTTCCTTCGTATTTCATGGTCGATCCTGCCACACAAGTCGCCTATCCCCTCGGAAAGCGATCatctttttgctttgccggagGAGCAAAGGAGACTTCTATTTGCTTCGGCACAAACGGCCCCAACGACTTTACCAGATTATCAATTGAATGGATGTGATTTTGTTTTTGCCTTCTCGGCTCTTAATCCTCTCCGCCTCTACCTCTGGGTGGATGCTTGTTTGTGAGCGCAATTTCATCGTGCCGCAAGCATTTGAAACGAACTACGTCATCGAAGGCTCATTCCAACATTAAAGACCTCCACCCCAAGGTGCTGCCAAGAGTCCTCTTTCGCAGTCGGTGGTATTGCTTGATTACCAGTTAGCCTTGAGGCCGGCCCCTGTCTATCCTGCCAGGGTGGGCGCTTTGGCGCCTTTTGGGTTGGAATAGCGTGCCTTGCCTGCAGCTGTCCCGCCCCCAGCCAGGGGAGAGCTTCCAACAGAAGCAAGACAAGCTCCTTGTCATTCTTCCCACCCCCTCACCTGTTGTCTCGGCTTATCAGTTTGCAAGGTTGCAAGAACACGGCGCTACGGAGCACGTTGCCCAGTCGGGTATTGCGGATAGCTTGCAAGGTGTGGTTGGTTTCCGGTAGTGTGCAGTCGTGCAGCAGTCGACTGCGGTGAAAAAACGCCAGTGGGGGTTTGGTGTGGGTGTGGTAGTTGTTGACTGATCGATATCTGGTATCTCATCCGGCGCCATGATCACAAAGGTACGTGGATACCTTTGTCTCTCTTTATTCCGAACTTACCGTCCTTACTTACATCCACTCTCGCCAATGCAAGCTTTGGTCTGATCTTGGTTTGgtctgattttttttctcttgctgTCGCTCGTGCAGATAGTGGTTCTGCCAGCTCATAGTCAAAAAATCTCCTCTCCACCTAGGGCTGGAATAATCCTTTTCCCTCACATTCGTCCCATCAATCCTTCCATACACTCTCGTTTGTTGCCTACGCAAGTTCCTCTCGTTCCTTTCGTCTCATTGCTCGCTACTGTGCTTGATTCGTTGCTTGTTGCTGGCGCATTGGTTCTGAATCAAGGCATTGTGTTGACTACCGTCATAGCTGATTGTTTCCGGTGCATTGTCTCCACACTGGCACCCTGTCTTTtctgttttatttttggccAGACAGCTTCGCCTCAACTCCGCTCCGTCCATAATTCTTCTCTCTTCTGTCCTCAGTCAATTTTATCAGGGTCAATTCCTCTCAATTGGCAGATCGAGAGCAAGAGGTAACCAAAGGAAGCTTGCAGGAGTCGCGCAACCGACGGCTGCTACGGGAGGGCACCACGAGAACAATGGCGCCATTGTTCAGCGCTCTAAAGAGCATCCGGAGAGCTTCGAGGCACAGCTTCAAGACGGCACCACCGCCCTCCCCGGTCCCGGAACATGACACAGCTTCAGCCGGCGAGTCTTCGAGTGACGCCGATGCTGCTAGTAACGGCACTGCTCCCACCAGCGGCTCCATAACTCCCCCGTCCATATCCGCGCAGTCGGACCCAGCTCTTAACCTCAGCTTACCGACCGCTCGGGATGATGATGGACCTTACAACATCGCCAGCCGGCCGCCGATGCCCGGCCAGCGCGAAAGTGGCTTCGCATCCGGTTCGAACCGATACAGCATGTATGGGGCTGGATCCGGGTCAGTATCGACCCCGCCTGGTACATCACCGCCCCCGAAAAGGCCATCGCGGGGCAAATACGCACCCAGAATCTTGAATATTGAGGACAGGACCTTCGTTAGTGACCCTTCTACCCCGGAGACACCTGGAGTTTTGGAACCCGTCAAATATGGATGCAAGTGGGAGAGTCTTCATAGATGCAAGCTGCTGACTTCCAGGAACAGGTTCACCAAAAGCTACTAACTATGAGAGGCGAGGTTGGCGAGCCCAGCAAGCTGGTCGATGGCACCGTGACAGTGCATTATCAAAACAACCAGATGCCCTCTCTCGAGTTCCCAGTATGCTCATCTCACTTCAAGGCCTTAGTACCCCTTTTCCCAGGTACCAACAGACTTCGGCTCGATTACACGAGCTCTAAGCACACTCGCGGGGAGCTGAATTCTTCATGGATTACCGTCAACTACGTACCGACTACGAACTGCCCCCCGCTGCAATTGGCTATCTTGGTGGCCAAGGACTCTCCCAGAACATTCGATTCCGTGCCCAACAGGGTCGAGCGTGAGGGGAATGGACTGGATGCCGCCGTTCGTAAATTCCGAATGGCCGCTTATCTGTGGCAAGCTTTCACGGCCGAGCAAATGGCATTGCATGCCAAGGCGGAGAAGACACACGCGGATCCCCACCGCCCTGCGGCGGTAGTAGACTACAGATCGTTCAGGTTTGAGGAGGAATGGACCCATGGCTCATTCAGCAGTCGCGACCAAGAGAATGGGactatgcgatcggaggCTCGAGTTCACATTGTCGAGATGGACAAGACAGTGGACCAGATTCGTGACGCCAACCTGGCTCAGCAAAATCAGGATGCGAAGGACCCTGGTGGTCTTTTCGATATTGCAATGGGCGCCCTCAAGGACTACTTCAAACCGCAGCCGGGACAAAAGCACTACGTGGCCGCTCTTATCCTAGACTCACACTGGGATCCTTCTAATCAACTCATCACGGGCCATGCTGCTTTGGGTGGTGGTAATGGCGAGGTAAACCTGGGTCTGTTTGGATCGCATTGTTTGTGGAGCTATCCGACGTGCATAGAAGAGGTGGACGCCTGCTTCACGGACTGCAACCCTACAGACTCGAAATTTGTAGCCAACGATTGTCGGGAGGCTGGCAGTAGCTGGGAAGCTTGCAACATCGGTATTGGTTCACACCTTCACGAAGTCGGTCATCTCTTTGGCCTACCCCATCGACCTTCGGGAGTCATGTGTCGCGACTACGTGCGCCTACATCGCAGCTTTGTCGCCCGCGAGGCATTCTGCACCAGGACCAAGGAGAAGGGCGGACCGGTGGACGACAAGGAGGAATGCCAATGGACTTGGCTGGACTATTTGACCCTTCGCACACATCCTTGCTTCTTGACGTCAATGGACAACATGACAACCGACATGGGAGTCTTGGCCTGGCCAACTGATCCAGATTCGGTCATGCTAACTTCGCAAGCCGGACTATCTCATATCGAACTTTATGCTGATGGCGAGGAGGATTGCTGCGAAACTATTACATTTGACAAGGACACGCGCTCTACCATGCTGCGGGAGAAGGATTTGCGTTACAAGCTCCCAACGAACAAGCGGCTGGCTCCGTTCCGTATGATCGCGCGCTCGTTCGGGGGAGGAAGGTTCGAAACTGCAGATTTTAAGCGACTAGCGGCCGTCGACTCCAACTTCAAGCTCGATGGAAGGACATTTTGGAGAAGTCCACGCGTTGGTGCATCCAGCCTGGAGGATTCGGAACAGCACGAGGTTGTCTGCACCCCGGCGCGTCAAGGCGAAGACAACAAGAGCAGAGTCATGAAGCGCATAGTCGTTTACTCTGGCAGCTATCTCAACGGCATAGAGTTTGTTTATGACGATGATTCGCGCCAGTTGTTTGGAAACAAGGGCGGGAAGCCTGGGGGCGACACTTTTGACCTGAGTAAGTCATGGCAATCTAAAGTCCTGATCCTCGACGAGACTGACCCTTTTTCGTATTAGATATTCCCCGCGGCGAGCAGCTTGCGGGCTTTAAAGTGAAGTCTGGAAGCTGGGTCGACGCAATCCAGATCTTGACAGATCAGAACAGGCGATCGACATGGTTTGGCACCGCGGGCAACGGTACCCTTACTACGTAAGTTGCGACCTGATTATCAATCCTCGACAAATCAAAATACAACGTGCCTAACCAAGCGCTTCCAGGACGCACCTTGTACCTCCCAGAGGGTTCCGCATCTGTGGTGTCGCTGGATCATGCGGCTCATGGGTGGATGCTTTCCAAATCGTTTACCGACGTGGTTGAGCTCACGCAGGTTGGCACACCTTTGCCCCAACCACAAAGATCCCGATGATCCACCATCAAAATCACATCAAAATACCGAAACACATCTCGTCCATCCTTTATACCCCCGACGACATCCAGGAGCCGCACAGGAGGCCGATGACCGTCAATTGACGCTACAATTTTCCAGCGACACACTTGAACAGCATGGACCGCATATGGTCCGGTCTTATCGATTATTTGCCGTACATATCAGGGTTGACTTATACCCCTTTTCCGCAATTTTGGCCTCTTTTGCTTCTAGCTTCCTTGCTTCTGGTTGATCTATCTCCACATCCGCCGCAGCGCAAATCTCGACCTAATCAGTTCCGTTAATAAttctccaaaaaaaaggctaaTAACTACTGGAACGCGATGGTCGGGAAAGCGCAATGATTGTCTTGCGTTAATCAGCCTTCTTGTTTTGCATGGGTTTGGGTCGGTGTTTGTAACACATGAGCTGGGATAGATATTGTGGACTCAGCTTGCTCTGTGCTTCAGATCGTCAGGGCTTTtatctttgtttcttttgttgaGGAATATCAGTTGTGCTTAGTACATAGAGCCTGGGAATAACAGAAGAGGCCATGACTTTGCAAAACTAAATATCCATCTACTATGCAATGCCACCATGAAACAGCCTATGTAGGCTGCTTGAGATAACGAGCAGCCTGTCTGACTCCTGGCAGtgactaggtctagtctagaatctACATACAGATCGACAGACAAAGCCAATTTCGCATGCAATCACAAGTCACAGTCAAAATAAGCTTTGACGGCGGAGACTAGCGAACTGCATCAAAGGAGGAGTGTTCTTCATCCAGCCTCGTGCTGTACACTGTACGCCTTGCGCTACATGCTAGcacccgaaaaaaaagtgccTTATTTCGCCAACTGTCTTTCTTCGCTCCTCCTTTCTCTTGAGCAGCAGCTGCTACTGTTATCATAATACGCCTGCTGCGCAAACCCACCTCCACCGCCCAAATATCAAGCGAAAATTCCGAGCGCTTTTCCCCAGTATGAcataagcaaaaaaaaaaaaaaaaaaaaaaaaaaaagactatgAGAAATCGAAAAGATTGAAAAAGACCGCGAATACAACCAATGGGCCCCTTATCGACCGCTCGTCCCCTCGACGATGCGGGCCTGCTCGGCCGGGGAGAACATGGTGGCGCCCTGCTTGAGCGCGTGCACCAGCatgggcacggcgtcgttcTTGAAGTCGTCGGCGGCCCTGATCTTGTCCAGGTCCTCGGCGAATTCTTTCGTGGCTTGCTGCAGATAAAAACCCTCGAACTCGGGAGGGGCCGTCTTTTGCGTCGCGGCTGGCTTTGTCTGTTTTGAGTTGTTGGTGCTCATTTTTGGAAATGTGCGAGAATATTGAgtgtaatttttttttttttttttttttttttactttttcttctctgggCTCGAAGTTTTCCTGAGACCTAAAGCGGCTCGGCTTGGAAATTGTAGACGAGTAGTCAAACGGCTGAGTTTTGAATGTCCCGGGTTGTTGGCTGGTCTGAGGATTCTTGCGTCAGATTAAGGCAAGGTGCAAAGTGCCTTGTAAAACAAATTGTCTTGCTAGAAACTTTATCATGTACTACGTTCCCTCGAACAAAGCCGCATGTGGGGCCGCGCCGGGCGGGCCATCTCCACGCAACCATTTCACCTCCATTTTCCAGATTTCCGGGCCCGGCGTATACTATTGAATTTTACGATCAACAGTTGCCTCGTTCTCCAATAGACCCCACAACTAGGTATATACGTGGTACTTACATAGTAGTATTAAAATTGCCGCGATGCTTCCGATGCGCCTGCACCTGCCGAGTCATTAACTCACATCTCACagcctagttctagtctattTGGCCTGAACTTGTCATTGTGACGGCTGCGGAATAGTCGTAGCCAACTATGGCACTTTCTTTCAATATCGAGAAACGCACACGACTGAAGACCATGGGGTAGCACATTTTGCAAACGCATGTTGCTACATAGCCTTGCGTCTCTACTGAGGTTCGAACTAGGTAGATTTGGTTTACCTAGCTGGATTTAATGTCACATGGTGCACGTCGAAAGATATATCCAAGTTTGGACATGGCCCTTGTCGCTTGCCAATAGGGTGTGTTATTATAGCCGAAACCAAGCGGCCCAAAACAGCCAGCTctattaaaaaaaagaccaacaCAAGTCCTGAACGAACAAACAACTGTTGGTGCTGTGGACAGGAATGCTATCCATATTGAAACCATCATTTGAAGTGTGTAAGCGCTGGAGCTGTTGAATTTAAATATGGATGAAAACCCTAGCCGCGAAAACAGACTGGTCAGTCGTATTGGAATTtgggaagcaagaaaaaataaaataaaataaaacaagagTATAAGCAAGACCCCGGAGATTCAGGTGCCAGGAGCCTGGGTTATGAGTGCATAGAATCCCATACCCCCTAAAAGGCTAGGATGGATCACAGTCGGCTCCATCAAGGCCACCTTGAAAACCATGTCAGGTTGGTAATGTCTGCCGGAGATAAGCCAAGCTCCTTGTTCCTTAAGCTAAGTAAATTACAGCTCCTACTGGATTTGTTTGTCACCAATTCTCCAATTCGTTGTCGGTGTTCGGAAAATCGaggtggaaaaaaaggcatgtGGAGTTCACATTGTGGTTGTGTGCCTTCTGAAGCATGACCATATCTCAGAAAATGAGTGAATGCATCTGAAGTGACACCACACGATTTATTAACACATTAGAATGCTGGATCCTTGATTGTCACATCTCACACGGTCTTGAATAAAACATAGTTGACTcgccccccccttttttttttcttttttttttgcgataTCGCTGCTGAGGGGCACGAAATTAGTAGGGATAGTTAGCAACTTGGCAGGGGACCTTTTGATCTTACTGAGCTATTGCTCGCAATATCTCCTTGTCACTTGTCAGGTCGATGCAAATCAGTCCTGAGTAAGCGATTAATGCGCGTACTGAGTATTTGTGTGCTGACCAGGTGCACCGCGGTCGGCAGTTGATTAGCAACTGTCATATTAATTAAATCCCACTCAGGAATAGGTCGTTCTTTAATAACTAAAGTATATTTATAGTAGTTGTTGATAAGAACAAAATATGTAGCATGGCGCTGAGAAATTGGTATTATACATAGCACCGGCCAAATCCGCTACCAGGTGACCGATGGTATATATCCAACTTATGACCATTTTCATTTGTTGCATAGGTCAGGAGCATAAAGTGTTACTTCAATTCCTTCTTACTACTGCCATGTCTACAGCTTCGTTCACATCTTTGTATCCTGAACAAAACTCCCTATCAACATCTCTCGCGCAACATTTACCGCGGGTTGACAGATTCTTTTTTATACAAATTGCCATCATGCAAATTCTCGATAATTTTAAAAGAGCGGCTATTGCTTTGACCTTTATACCAAatgccgtcgtcgccgttgcTGCAGAAGAACAGTCATATCGCTGGGACTGCACAGTGAGGCTTTTTTATACGAAAGCAGGGTGGTCTCAAGTGCGGTCTGATTACATCCACGTACCTCCCCAAGGAACACTTGTGAATTATGACTATGCCTCTCTTAGGTGGGGGATCGAAGTTACACCTGGTTGCGTGGGGAGGAAACTGGGGATCATGGCCAAAGGGTATTGGGTAACAGTATCCGActgggaaaacaaaaacattcAACTTATCAAAGAACCTGTCTGGAGTTGATGGCGGTTTTTAAGTCACTTCTGGGTTGAGAGAGTATTCTCCTCCCCTTTCTTGTTTATTATATGGCTGGAAAGAGTGCAGGCTAGGGAAGAGCTGGGCTATTTCACGTGCAATAATAGAAGAGTAAGGACGTGAGATGTCTCCGGTTTGGGTTTGGTTTACCTCGGGGCTATTCGATGTAGCTGTATGTATCGTTGATTAGTTCCGAATCATAGCGAAAATGATAtctggtaggtacctgacACATCATTGTCTGCACGTTCCTCACCCAGCAATAGTGAAACGAAAGCAGAGCTCCCTTGCCTTGCTTAGTCCTGATATATTTATTAGACATGGCCCTGTTCAGGTGGCCAAGGGTTTTGTGACACAGGAAGCTGCCTTAACTAATCAAAGGGGAAAGAGATGTCAGCCGCAGCTGGAACGCGACTGCCGAGCGTGCAAggttgtacctacctacctaactaTAAGAAGGTAGATCTGTAGTAGATTCCTACCAAGAAATGTAGCTGGGCATGACCCAAGGGCAAACCTCTTtgcggtgaaggaagagggGATTGATCCCCACGTTGGTACCCGAAGGATCACGTTTGTCAATGTTGTTGGAATGGTTGGATCGTGACTAAGGTACCATTTTGTATCGGAGGAATGGAAGATTGAAAGAAGAATTCCGTGaccgaaaagaaaagaaaagcggGAACAACGCTGAGGTGAGTGAGTGAGCAAAACTCCACCGCAAAGCAAGCCTCCAAGCATTCATCACCACCGTAGTCTTGCACTGCCCTGGGTGGAGTGATTCGATCCTTCAGACCCACCTGTCCACCGGCTCTAACCCGCGTCGAGGTCCCAAGCACCGCTACTTCGGGGTGTAGACCCTTGTTCTCCGAACCGACATGAGCATGGATTGGATCCCACTGCCTCACGTCgcacagcacagcacagcTTTTGCAGAGCGCAGCGCAGCGCCCAGCATTGGGCTTGCCAGCACAGCAAT from Pyricularia oryzae 70-15 chromosome 4, whole genome shotgun sequence includes these protein-coding regions:
- a CDS encoding metallopeptidase → MAPLFSALKSIRRASRHSFKTAPPPSPVPEHDTASAGESSSDADAASNGTAPTSGSITPPSISAQSDPALNLSLPTARDDDGPYNIASRPPMPGQRESGFASGSNRYSMYGAGSGSVSTPPGTSPPPKRPSRGKYAPRILNIEDRTFVHQKLLTMRGEVGEPSKLVDGTVTVHYQNNQMPSLEFPVCSSHFKALVPLFPGTNRLRLDYTSSKHTRGELNSSWITVNYVPTTNCPPLQLAILVAKDSPRTFDSVPNRVEREGNGLDAAVRKFRMAAYLWQAFTAEQMALHAKAEKTHADPHRPAAVVDYRSFRFEEEWTHGSFSSRDQENGTMRSEARVHIVEMDKTVDQIRDANLAQQNQDAKDPGGLFDIAMGALKDYFKPQPGQKHYVAALILDSHWDPSNQLITGHAALGGGNGEVNLGLFGSHCLWSYPTCIEEVDACFTDCNPTDSKFVANDCREAGSSWEACNIGIGSHLHEVGHLFGLPHRPSGVMCRDYVRLHRSFVAREAFCTRTKEKGGPVDDKEECQWTWLDYLTLRTHPCFLTSMDNMTTDMGVLAWPTDPDSVMLTSQAGLSHIELYADGEEDCCETITFDKDTRSTMLREKDLRYKLPTNKRLAPFRMIARSFGGGRFETADFKRLAAVDSNFKLDGRTFWRSPRVGASSLEDSEQHEVVCTPARQGEDNKSRVMKRIVVYSGSYLNGIEFVYDDDSRQLFGNKGGKPGGDTFDLNIPRGEQLAGFKVKSGSWVDAIQILTDQNRRSTWFGTAGNGTLTTTHLVPPRGFRICGVAGSCGSWVDAFQIVYRRG